From the Sebastes umbrosus isolate fSebUmb1 chromosome 2, fSebUmb1.pri, whole genome shotgun sequence genome, one window contains:
- the mc1r gene encoding melanocyte-stimulating hormone receptor: MDLSNRSQYNPSILHMELATFNDFILDENETNSTVGERHTTFACVQIRIPQELFLALGLISLVENILVILAIIKNRNLHSPMYYFICCLAVSDMLVSVSNVVETIFMLLNDHGLMDVHPGMLRHLDNVIDVMICGSVVSSLSFLCTIAADRYITIFYALRYHSIMTTRRAVVIIAVVWLASIVSSILFIVYHTDNAVIVCLVTFFCITLVFNAVLYLHMFLLAHVHSRRIVAFNKNRRQSTSMKGAMTLTILLGVFIVCWGPFFLHLILILTCPTSPFCNCFFRNFNLFLILIICNSLIDPLIYAYRSQELRKTLQELVLCSWCFGV, from the coding sequence ATGGATCTGAGCAACAGGTCCCAGTATaacccctccatcctccacatGGAGCTCGCAACCTTCAATGACTTCATCCTGGACGAGAATGAAACCAACTCCACAGTCGGAGAGAGGCACACCACGTTTGCCTGCGTGCAGATCCGCATCCCTCAGGAGCTCTTCCTGGCTCTGGGTCTCATCAGCCTGGTGGAGAACATCCTGGTGATCCTGGCCATCATCAAGAACCGCAACCTGCATTCGCCCATGTACTACTTCATCTGCTGCCTGGCTGTCTCCGACATGCTGGTGAGCGTCAGCAACGTGGTGGAGACCATCTTCATGCTCCTGAACGACCACGGCCTGATGGACGTGCACCCAGGTATGCTGCGCCACCTGGACAACGTCATCGACGTGATGATCTGCGGCTCGGTGGTGTCCTCGCTCTCCTTCCTGTGCACCATCGCCGCGGATCGATACATCACCATCTTTTACGCGCTGCGCTACCACAGCATCATGACCACGAGGCGCGCGGTCGTCATCATCGCGGTGGTGTGGCTGGCCAGCATCGTGTCCAGCATCCTCTTCATCGTGTACCACACGGACAACGCGGTGATAGTGTGCTTGGTCACCTTCTTCTGCATCACCTTGGTGTTCAACGCGGTGCTCTACCTGCACATGTTCCTCCTGGCGCATGTGCACTCCAGGCGCATCGTGGCCTTCAACAAGAACAGACGTCAGTCCACGAGCATGAAGGGTGCGATGACTCTCACCATCCTTCTAGGGGTCTTCATTGTGTGCTGGGGGCCATTCTTCCTCcacctcatcctcatcctcacctGTCCCACTAGTCCCTTCTGCAACTGCTTCTTCAGaaactttaaccttttcctcatcctcatcatctgcAACTCGCTCATCGACCCGCTCATCTATGCCTACAGGAGCCAGGAGCTGCGTAAAACCCTGCAGGAGCTGGTGCTGTGCTCCTGGTGCTTCGGTGTGTGA